A stretch of DNA from Lentimicrobiaceae bacterium:
TTTACGAATAAATATTTATTTTGTGTTCAAAATTTGTTCAAGTAGGTGTTCATACCATTCTTTGCCGTACTTTTCAATCAGGGGTTCTTTTAAGAAAATGTACAAAGGTACGTTATCAGCTTCTCCTTTAACCAAAGCATCTTGACATATGTACCATTTTTGGTAATTAACCACTTCGGTTCCGTCGCTGAGTTTGCTGAGCCTTATAGGGTATAAAAAGCAAGATATAGGTTTTCTGAAATTGATTTTTCCATCTCTGAATGCTTTTTCTATGGCACATAAAGCAATATCACCATCGTAAACCATGAAAGTACAGGCTCCTTTTTCTTTCAGAGAAGTAACAAATTCTCCATCATCATCGTAATCAAAGGTTCCGTACTTCTCCAACGCTTCTAAGCCTTCTTTATCCATGTATTGTTTGATGATTTCGATATTTTCTTCGATAGTTTCAATTTCCGTTTCTAAAATAGGAGCTCCGGCATCGCCTTCGATGCAACATATCCCTTTGCAGGCTTTAAGGTCGCAGCTGAATTTAACATATTCTATGTCGTCGCTAACGAGTACATTATCAACTATAATCATTTTCATTAATATTGTAAAAACGGATTATTATTTTTTTCATGTTCTATGGTAGATGCAGGACCATGTCCGGGGTAAACAACGTAACTGCCGTCTAATGAGAGCAATTCTCGTTCTATACTTTCTAAAAGCGTGTTGTGGTCGCCGGTAGGTAAGTCGCTTCTGCCAATGCTACAGTTAAAAAGCACATCGCCGGTTATAACGTATTTTTCCTTGTGGTTTACTAAGCAAATACTGCCGTCGGCGTGTCCGGGAGTGTATCGTACTTCAAGTTCGGTATCGCCGAATTTAACAATGTCGCCGTGATTTAAAAATTCACCTGGATCTCCTATGGGTTCCAATTTTAATCCCATAACTGAGCCGAACTCTTTTGCAGTATCTATAAAAAGTTTGCTCTTTGGGTGACACAAATAGGGAATATTCCATTTTTTTTGAACAAAATTATTGCCCAAAATATGATCGACGTGCATATGCGTATATACTATTTTGACAGGTTTAAGATTGTTTTCGCTGATATATTCGGATAAAATATTTTCTTCGTATTCTCCGTAACAACCCGGATCAATAATTACACAACTGTTGTCGGATGAAGAAATTACATATGTATTTACCTGTACAGGATTGAAAACTAAAGTGTTAATTTTGCTCATATTATGTTTTGTGTTAGTGTTAAAATGTAGTGTACAAGGTGTTTGTTCACCTTATTTGCTACTTATTCTACAAAAATAAAATTTTTACAAATATAGGGTTTTGTTAATCATGGGAAGATTAACCTTGATAAATTATTGTAATCTGTTTTATAGTTGGCTGTTAGCTTTTAGCCATTAGCTCTTGGCTCTTGGATATGATTAGCCAACGGCTAACAGCCAAAAGCCAAAGGC
This window harbors:
- a CDS encoding DUF3109 family protein produces the protein MIIVDNVLVSDDIEYVKFSCDLKACKGICCIEGDAGAPILETEIETIEENIEIIKQYMDKEGLEALEKYGTFDYDDDGEFVTSLKEKGACTFMVYDGDIALCAIEKAFRDGKINFRKPISCFLYPIRLSKLSDGTEVVNYQKWYICQDALVKGEADNVPLYIFLKEPLIEKYGKEWYEHLLEQILNTK
- a CDS encoding MBL fold metallo-hydrolase; the encoded protein is MSKINTLVFNPVQVNTYVISSSDNSCVIIDPGCYGEYEENILSEYISENNLKPVKIVYTHMHVDHILGNNFVQKKWNIPYLCHPKSKLFIDTAKEFGSVMGLKLEPIGDPGEFLNHGDIVKFGDTELEVRYTPGHADGSICLVNHKEKYVITGDVLFNCSIGRSDLPTGDHNTLLESIERELLSLDGSYVVYPGHGPASTIEHEKNNNPFLQY